One segment of Curtobacterium poinsettiae DNA contains the following:
- a CDS encoding LysR family transcriptional regulator substrate-binding protein, translated as MTAALTIAFVPGVSPAKWARVWRERFPSVELRLRPIGADDVDDALAGEADMVFARMPVSEQHNAIPLWTETAVVAMPKDSPLAELAEVDLDDAEVHVIDAGPVPADIDGSLDLVEANVGVVVLPQSLFRAASRKDLVGRPLMHAEGTRIALVWRDEDATETTEEFIGVVRGRTANSSRQPGGPDRDGDDGSRPARGGAKAGSGAKGASAGSGGSGSRGGSAGAGGKAKAKSPGSGKSGSGKKSNTGKGPTPGRGKMRGKPSRGSKGNR; from the coding sequence ATGACCGCGGCTCTCACCATCGCCTTCGTGCCGGGGGTCTCCCCCGCAAAGTGGGCCCGTGTCTGGCGGGAACGCTTCCCCTCCGTCGAGCTCCGGCTCCGGCCGATCGGCGCCGACGACGTCGACGACGCGCTGGCCGGCGAGGCCGACATGGTGTTCGCTCGCATGCCCGTGTCCGAGCAGCACAACGCCATCCCGCTCTGGACCGAGACGGCCGTCGTCGCGATGCCCAAGGACTCCCCCCTCGCCGAACTCGCCGAGGTCGACCTCGACGACGCCGAAGTCCACGTGATCGACGCCGGCCCGGTACCGGCCGACATCGACGGATCGCTCGACCTGGTCGAGGCGAACGTCGGCGTCGTCGTGCTCCCCCAGTCACTGTTCCGCGCCGCCAGCCGCAAGGACCTGGTGGGGCGTCCACTCATGCACGCCGAGGGCACGCGCATCGCGCTGGTCTGGCGGGACGAGGACGCGACCGAGACCACCGAGGAGTTCATCGGCGTGGTGCGCGGGCGGACCGCCAACAGTTCGCGCCAGCCGGGAGGCCCGGATCGCGACGGCGACGACGGCTCGCGTCCGGCTCGTGGCGGCGCCAAGGCCGGGTCGGGTGCCAAGGGTGCCTCGGCCGGGTCGGGTGGGTCGGGTTCCAGGGGCGGCTCCGCCGGGGCAGGCGGCAAGGCCAAGGCCAAGTCGCCCGGCAGCGGCAAGTCCGGCAGCGGCAAGAAGTCGAACACCGGCAAGGGCCCGACACCCGGACGCGGCAAGATGCGCGGCAAGCCGAGCCGGGGCTCCAAGGGCAACCGATGA
- a CDS encoding GNAT family N-acetyltransferase → MTDTRLVLMPATRLPAWLQRTMAEYVESRMQSGETREQAEANEQQSRDRWFPGGSPADGHLVWDVTDQDDTVIGYLWIGPFTPGGTDWWVFNVEIDEAHRRRGHARRALELGHRAAAEHGATSIGLNVFGYNTGAQELYAALGYQVTSAQMRKPLV, encoded by the coding sequence ATGACGGACACGCGGCTGGTCCTGATGCCGGCCACGCGCCTCCCGGCCTGGCTCCAGCGCACGATGGCCGAGTACGTCGAGTCGCGGATGCAGTCGGGCGAGACCCGCGAGCAGGCCGAGGCGAACGAGCAGCAGTCGCGGGACCGGTGGTTCCCGGGCGGGTCTCCCGCTGACGGGCACCTCGTGTGGGACGTCACCGACCAGGACGACACCGTCATCGGGTACCTGTGGATCGGACCGTTCACACCGGGCGGCACCGATTGGTGGGTGTTCAACGTCGAGATCGACGAGGCGCACCGGCGCCGCGGGCACGCACGTCGGGCGCTCGAGCTCGGGCACCGCGCCGCTGCGGAGCACGGTGCGACGAGCATCGGGCTGAACGTGTTCGGCTACAACACCGGGGCGCAGGAGCTCTACGCGGCGCTCGGGTACCAGGTGACGTCGGCGCAGATGCGCAAACCGCTGGTCTGA
- a CDS encoding DJ-1/PfpI family protein: MADDIRIAFLLFPHLTQLDLTGPAQVLSRVPGAHVEYVAATLDPVPSDCGLALVPTVTIEDAGPADVLVVPGGDGAFDAMLDPGVVAFVRRQAEHATWVTSVCTGAFVLGAAGLLAGRRATTHWASKPMLEAFGAQPTDGRIARDGAVVTAAGVSAGIDMALWLAAELAGQPAAEAIQLQIEYDPRPPFDNGSAERADAVVVTRARAAAEEARGAKVTRAAAAVLR, from the coding sequence ATGGCCGACGACATCCGGATCGCGTTCCTGCTGTTCCCGCACCTGACCCAGCTCGACCTGACCGGTCCGGCGCAGGTCCTCAGCCGGGTGCCGGGTGCACACGTCGAGTACGTCGCGGCGACACTCGACCCGGTGCCGAGCGACTGCGGCCTCGCGCTCGTCCCCACCGTGACGATCGAGGATGCGGGCCCCGCGGACGTCCTCGTGGTGCCCGGTGGTGACGGTGCCTTCGACGCGATGCTCGACCCGGGCGTCGTGGCCTTCGTGCGGCGCCAGGCCGAGCACGCGACGTGGGTCACCTCGGTGTGCACGGGCGCCTTCGTGCTCGGCGCCGCCGGGCTGCTCGCCGGCCGGCGCGCGACCACCCACTGGGCGTCGAAGCCGATGCTCGAGGCCTTCGGCGCGCAGCCGACGGACGGCCGGATCGCCCGGGACGGCGCCGTCGTGACCGCCGCCGGGGTGAGCGCGGGCATCGACATGGCGCTGTGGCTCGCGGCCGAGCTCGCCGGACAGCCCGCGGCCGAGGCGATCCAGCTGCAGATCGAGTACGACCCCCGGCCACCGTTCGACAACGGGTCCGCCGAGCGCGCCGACGCCGTCGTCGTCACCCGGGCTCGCGCAGCAGCCGAGGAAGCCCGCGGCGCGAAGGTGACCCGCGCCGCCGCAGCCGTCCTGCGCTGA